From the Huiozyma naganishii CBS 8797 chromosome 13, complete genome genome, the window AGAGGGGAGGGGGAGGGACATCGAGGGTCGTGGATGGACGTCAATTGACCGCTGTGCGCTTGTCGTAGAGCAATCCTCTGTGCTAATTGTCTTGGCTTGGTGATTTGACTTGCTCGCCTCGTTCCTTGCAGTAgtctttgaactttttaAGTTCCTCCTGGACGTCCATTGACGCGGCCCCCCGTAGCCCGAGCCGGTCCGTCAGAGCACAAACCCAATCCATACGGACCGCGACCATCTCTGGCCCTGGGGCCTCCTCTCTCACAGCGGCACGCAACTCGTCGAGCCGATCCAAAGACTGTGCCAGAGGAAGCTCCCCCAAATGCCGCACAAGCTCGTCGCGGACCAGGGCAGCGTACCTCGGTGCGACGCCGTTGGAGGACACTAGCAACTGCATGGATCCCAATTGACCCTCCCCCTTGCCAGTGGGGCAGCCACTCGTGTCCGCTCCAAAATAGAAGTCGCACAGAGCGGGCACGTCAGCGACGTTCACGGACTGTTGCGCTCCAAACACTCTCTTCGCATCCCTGTACACCTTCTCACTGTCGCTCTCGCTCTTGCTCTGCCCCTTAGCATCGTCCGAGTGGTTGGCGGCTCCACTGGGGAGACACACGAGGATCAGCCGCCAGTAAGGCTCCAAATTCAAGTGTGACTCGCGGTACCTCTCGCGCACAAGCCTCACTTGCTGAGGACACTGCAAGGCGGTCTGTTCCACAGCGGCAGTGAAATGGTCCGCCACCAGAGTGACGCGGGCCCCCGTTGGAACAAGCTTCTCGAGTCGCTGTTGCGCGACGACACCGCCGCCAACGACGAGAACTGGGTGGCCCTGCATCCGGTGCGCCAGCAGCACGCTGGGCGGTCTCTCAACACTCTGTGGATCCATCTGTTggtcttgttcttgcttgttgctcttgttgttgttgttgatgatgatgatgatgtcGAAGTTTTAAATCGAATCGAACTCTTCAACTGTCAGTACTATAACAACTATAAACGGTGCAGCTGGTGGCATCGCTGGGTCAATTGAGGCATGGACAGACACACGAAGAGATTGTACAGACAGCGTGGGTCGAACCTGCGGCGGCTGGTCGATATGGACAGCGTCGTGGTGATCAGGACGCCGCGGAGGCAGTCGCCGCCTGCGATGCAGTTCGACACGCCGGAGCAAGACGAGGCGGCCCTGGATTTGGGCGGCAAGTTGGACCTAGGCGAGGAGGGGGAGCTGTCCCTCGTGGCAGATGCCCCTCCGCCGGTTCCGACGCGAAGATTCGAGTTTGCGAAGGTCGATGCTCGGGACATGCCCGTGTCAAGAGTCTCAGCGGTGTCCATCTCCGTCGTGGAGCGACTTCTCGAGCAGTTCGTGCAGCAGCATCTCGTCGCGAAAGCCAAAGCGGATTTCCACACGGGGGGGCAGCCACAGGCGCAGGCGCCAGGGGCTACTCGCACGAGGAAGATGATGTACAAACTGGACTACAAGACTTTCCAGAAGATCTGGTTCCACGGTATCGAGCGAGACATCAACGACCTCAGAGATATCGGGTTAGCCAACAATGAGCTGTTCTACCAGTGGCAAACTCTGCAAAGACGTCGAAGGAAACTCAGTGCTCAACTTGTAGCGCTCAGAGGAGAAGTGGACGCAGCGGAGCAGTCGCACGAATGGTTCGACCGCTCAGAGGAGAACTCCAGGCTGCAACGCACTTTGCAACTTAACGAATCTCTGCACAAACTGGATGCGGCACTCACTACTACAAAACCCAAGGCCACACAACACCAGACGCCACCACACGAACCGGGGGTCAAAGTCCAAGAACTGTGCAGACTACTTGACCCGTACAACGGTCTCCTCGCAAAGGTACAGCGagccaacaacaacaaccacatCGATCGCGAACCTTGAAAGCAATCAGGGAAAGCATATATACCATTCtataaactgttcaatCCAAACAAGAACCCGATCTCGCGGGCACCAAGCTTGTTCACCTCCTTCATCTTATCCGCGCTCATCGCAGCATCGACCATCTCCCGCTTGCGCTTCTGCAATTCGGAAATCCGGTCCTCAACGGAGTTCTTTACGAACAGACGGTACACGGTGACCTCGCGCGTTTGACTGATACGGTAGCACCGGTCCTGCGCTTGCTCCTCGACGTACGGGTTCCAGAAGGGGTCCACTATAATGACGTGGTTTGCGCACGTTAACGTCAACCCAGAATTCCCAGCCTTCATCGAGATCAAAAGAATCCGTGTCTCCGCCTCTCGGTAAAACTTACTGATCACTTCAGACCGTTGGTCTGCACGCATTGACCCAACGTACTTCAAGTACCGTACACCAAGTTGTTCCCGAAGAAAGTACTCAAACAACTCGAAGAAGGACGTGAATTGAGAGAACACAAGTATTTTCTCGGTGCTGGACTCggcaaacactttcttgatcaCGTTGATACACTGTTGCATCTTCGTAGACATCTGTAACTTCGAAAAATCGACTTGGTAGTTGCTCTTGTGAGTCCGCTGGTTCTCCCTCTCCCGATTGTACTCGTCCTCTAAATCAGCCCTAGTGAACTCCTGGTTCACCACTTGGTCATAGAGACGGTACGTAACAATATCCGTCTCACACGTTAACGAACGACAATCAGTGCAGGGGACGTACAGTTCACCCTTGGGACCCCGGCGGGCGGTTGCAGCCTCCGCTCTTTCCTCGACGTAGGGCTCAATGCATGCGTCACACAGTAAGTGGCCACAACCAGTTAGTACACTCGTGTTCTCCAACTCCAGTTGTTCGGAACACCAAATACAGTTCATACCGCTCAGCGAGACCTCCACAAGATCTCTCGCCCCGCGAGACATCCGCTGGATTGCCTTGTATAGACTGACCCAGGACTCTAGGGACTTACCGTTGGCAACTTTCGTAGAGGCACTCTTCCGCTCACCAATAACAACAAGCTCAGAATGGCAACACGCTTGCCGCAACCGCAACAGAAGAGTCAACATTGACGAGTAATTTCCACGCACTTTCCGTTTCATCAGCTGAGCTGCtagtttcttgttctttgcCTCCAAAGCACTGTAAAACTCCAATTCATCGCCGACAAGCCGGTCACTCTCCACTTTCACTGTCTTGCTGGGCAACTCCAAAATCGGATGCCCGTCTATCTTATCGTCTTTAGTTCTCCTCAGCATGATCGCTCGCAAAAGAACTTGCACTTTCCTGATTGCTCTCGCCCGATCTTGATTATCGTACATCGACCCCTTCTTGTTTGAGAAAGCGTTCCCAATATCGCTTTTGAACCTTTCCTCCTTGTTGTAAGGCGATATCCTTAGGAACCTAATCAAAGAATACAGTTCCCCCATGTTGTTTTGGATTGGTGTACCGGATAGAATCCACCTGTACTTGCTCTGCACAGCACAGCAAGCCTTAGCCGCCTGAgtgtttttgttcttgatatTCTGACCCTCATCCAAAATGACTCTGTAAAATTTGGAGTCGTCCGTAAAGAAAGGCGAGAAATACTCGTGTTGAGTCTTCAATGAGTTCAATGCCTCAAGGTCCGGAATCGCAGGTAGCTGCTTCTTATCCGTATCTCTTAACCTCTGGGGCCAATGTTTCTTAAACTCATTCGCCAACGTCTGGTAAGAGATCAAAACAGCATCAAACTTCGCCAACTCCTTCCAGCGCTTCACCTTCACGCTCGAAGATCCGAATATGGACGAGGTAAATCCAGCACTTTCCTTCATCTTGGTTCGGATTTCACCTCTCCACACATGCAAAACGGCTACAGGTGCTACAATCAATGtagtcttcttcttgggATTCTCAGAGCGGTGGTCCAACAACAGTGCGAGCGCTTGAACCGTTTTACCAAGACCCATGTCATCCGCCAACAACCCGCCTCTAAActttt encodes:
- the MET8 gene encoding bifunctional precorrin-2 dehydrogenase/sirohydrochlorin ferrochelatase MET8 (similar to Saccharomyces cerevisiae MET8 (YBR213W); ancestral locus Anc_6.105), with the protein product MDPQSVERPPSVLLAHRMQGHPVLVVGGGVVAQQRLEKLVPTGARVTLVADHFTAAVEQTALQCPQQVRLVRERYRESHLNLEPYWRLILVCLPSGAANHSDDAKGQSKSESDSEKVYRDAKRVFGAQQSVNVADVPALCDFYFGADTSGCPTGKGEGQLGSMQLLVSSNGVAPRYAALVRDELVRHLGELPLAQSLDRLDELRAAVREEAPGPEMVAVRMDWVCALTDRLGLRGAASMDVQEELKKFKDYCKERGEQVKSPSQDN
- the AME1 gene encoding Ame1p (similar to Saccharomyces cerevisiae AME1 (YBR211C); ancestral locus Anc_6.103); the encoded protein is MDRHTKRLYRQRGSNLRRLVDMDSVVVIRTPRRQSPPAMQFDTPEQDEAALDLGGKLDLGEEGELSLVADAPPPVPTRRFEFAKVDARDMPVSRVSAVSISVVERLLEQFVQQHLVAKAKADFHTGGQPQAQAPGATRTRKMMYKLDYKTFQKIWFHGIERDINDLRDIGLANNELFYQWQTLQRRRRKLSAQLVALRGEVDAAEQSHEWFDRSEENSRLQRTLQLNESLHKLDAALTTTKPKATQHQTPPHEPGVKVQELCRLLDPYNGLLAKVQRANNNNHIDREP